The following are encoded together in the Bradyrhizobium sp. CCGUVB1N3 genome:
- a CDS encoding ABC transporter ATP-binding protein: MDAAVSPDIILKLSNVESYYGPIMAIRGISLEVQRGRIVTLLGANGAGKTTVLKTISGILDPQKGTIEFLGRPIQRMEADKIVRLGLSHVPEGREVFPFLSVRENLMMGAYPRRDRDGVAEDLERVYGYFPRLKERLNQPAGQLSGGEQQMLAIGRALMNRPTLLLLDEPSLGLSPILVKEIFTIIRRVNEEQGMSILLVEQNAKVALETAHYGYVLEIGRVVMNDTCDRLMHSQDIQEFYLGAKEAGARGERRWKKKKTWR, from the coding sequence ATGGACGCCGCCGTTTCGCCCGACATCATCCTGAAGCTCTCCAATGTCGAGAGCTACTACGGGCCGATCATGGCGATCCGCGGCATCTCGCTCGAGGTGCAACGCGGCCGCATCGTGACGCTGCTGGGGGCCAATGGCGCGGGCAAGACCACGGTGCTGAAGACCATCTCCGGCATCCTCGATCCGCAGAAGGGAACGATCGAGTTTCTGGGCAGGCCGATACAGCGCATGGAGGCCGACAAGATCGTCCGTCTCGGCCTCAGCCACGTACCGGAAGGGCGCGAGGTGTTTCCGTTCCTCTCCGTGCGCGAGAACCTGATGATGGGCGCCTATCCGCGCAGGGATCGCGACGGTGTCGCGGAGGATCTCGAACGCGTCTATGGTTATTTTCCGCGGTTGAAGGAGCGCCTCAACCAGCCGGCCGGCCAGCTCTCCGGTGGCGAGCAGCAGATGCTCGCTATCGGGCGTGCCCTGATGAACCGGCCGACGCTGCTGCTGCTCGACGAGCCGTCGCTTGGCCTGTCGCCGATCCTGGTGAAGGAGATCTTCACGATCATCCGCCGCGTCAACGAGGAGCAGGGCATGTCAATCCTGCTAGTCGAACAGAATGCCAAGGTGGCGCTGGAAACGGCGCATTACGGCTATGTGCTGGAGATCGGGCGTGTCGTCATGAACGACACCTGCGACCGCTTGATGCATTCCCAGGACATCCAGGAGTTTTACCTTGGTGCCAAGGAGGCCGGCGCGCGGGGCGAACGGCGCTGGAAAAAGAAGAAGACGTGGCGTTAA
- a CDS encoding branched-chain amino acid ABC transporter permease, protein MRFLFKTDYEDDIRLFPHSGYLVSYGLLIAVLLVAPYVLSSYLMSQLVFVCIYATVGVALLILTGFTGQASLGHAAFLAIGAYTAAYLQKYNVPFPVYFLAAGLLTGLIGALVGFPALRLQGIYLVIATISFAFIVEEILARWESVTNGNEGMRIKALSLLGAGVPRDSPTFYFLCLAVLILTIVGTLNLLRSPTGRAFVAIRDSETAARSMGVNVALYKVKSFAISAAITGFAGVLFAHKLSFISPEMFTLQLSIEFIIVILIGGTFSLHGAVLGAIFIVMIDPFLTYLKDDMPGIIAGIAATFGASADSAANVQSKVAAFASLNGLKGAIYGIIIVLFVLFEPLGLYGRWLKIKLFFQLFPLYKRATFKRQKIYVKSERNR, encoded by the coding sequence ATGCGCTTCCTGTTCAAGACCGACTACGAGGACGACATCCGACTGTTCCCGCATTCGGGCTACCTGGTCTCCTACGGGCTCCTGATCGCGGTGCTGCTGGTCGCGCCCTACGTGCTCTCCAGCTATCTGATGAGCCAGCTCGTCTTCGTCTGCATCTATGCGACCGTCGGCGTGGCGCTGCTGATCCTCACCGGTTTCACCGGGCAGGCTTCGCTCGGGCATGCTGCGTTCCTCGCAATCGGGGCCTACACAGCCGCCTATTTGCAGAAATACAACGTGCCGTTCCCGGTCTACTTCCTTGCCGCAGGGCTCCTGACCGGATTGATCGGCGCGCTGGTCGGTTTCCCTGCGCTACGCCTCCAGGGCATCTATCTCGTCATCGCCACGATCTCCTTTGCCTTCATCGTCGAGGAAATTCTGGCGCGCTGGGAAAGCGTCACCAACGGCAATGAGGGCATGCGCATCAAGGCGCTGTCGCTGCTCGGCGCCGGCGTGCCGCGCGACAGTCCGACGTTCTATTTCCTGTGCCTCGCCGTCTTGATTCTGACCATCGTCGGCACGCTCAACCTGTTGCGCTCGCCGACGGGGCGGGCCTTCGTCGCGATCCGCGACTCCGAGACGGCGGCGCGCAGCATGGGCGTCAATGTCGCGCTCTACAAGGTAAAATCCTTTGCGATCTCGGCGGCGATCACCGGCTTTGCCGGCGTGCTGTTCGCGCACAAGCTCTCCTTCATCTCGCCGGAGATGTTCACGCTCCAGCTCTCGATCGAGTTCATCATCGTGATCCTGATCGGCGGCACGTTCAGCCTGCACGGCGCGGTGTTAGGGGCGATCTTCATCGTGATGATCGATCCGTTCCTGACCTACCTCAAGGACGACATGCCGGGCATCATTGCCGGCATCGCCGCGACCTTCGGGGCGAGCGCCGACAGCGCGGCGAACGTCCAGTCGAAAGTCGCAGCCTTCGCCTCGCTCAACGGCCTGAAGGGCGCGATCTACGGCATCATCATCGTGCTGTTCGTGCTGTTCGAACCGCTCGGCCTCTATGGCCGCTGGCTGAAGATCAAACTCTTCTTCCAGCTCTTCCCGCTCTACAAGCGCGCGACCTTCAAACGCCAGAAGATCTACGTGAAGTCGGAGCGGAACCGATGA
- a CDS encoding ABC transporter ATP-binding protein, whose product MKPDSSALSVRGLTKRFDRLAVDSLDLTIHAGEFYALVGPNGAGKTTTLRMVAGLLRPDAGAVSIFGIDALADPVAAKQVMAWVSDEPMIYDKLTPPEYLEFVAGLWGIAPTVSEPVAQELLNSLGLAPHRHERCEGFSKGMRQKVALAGALVHDPRLIILDEPLTGLDAVSARHVKGLLAERVRAGCTVIMTTHILEVAERMADRIGVIASGSLVAEGTLAELRQQNGHTDTSLEDLFIALVTLEAAAA is encoded by the coding sequence ATGAAACCGGACAGCTCGGCGCTGAGCGTACGAGGGTTAACGAAGCGTTTTGACCGTTTGGCGGTCGATTCCCTCGATCTCACCATTCACGCCGGTGAATTCTACGCGCTGGTCGGCCCCAACGGCGCCGGCAAGACCACCACCCTGCGCATGGTCGCAGGGTTGCTGCGGCCCGATGCCGGCGCGGTGTCGATCTTCGGCATCGATGCACTGGCCGATCCCGTGGCCGCCAAGCAGGTGATGGCGTGGGTGTCGGACGAGCCGATGATTTATGACAAGCTGACGCCGCCCGAATATCTCGAATTCGTCGCCGGCCTCTGGGGCATTGCGCCCACCGTCTCGGAACCTGTGGCGCAGGAGCTATTGAACTCGCTCGGCCTTGCGCCGCACCGCCACGAGCGTTGCGAGGGATTTTCCAAGGGCATGCGCCAGAAGGTGGCGCTTGCCGGCGCGCTGGTGCACGACCCCCGCCTCATCATTCTCGACGAGCCGCTGACCGGGCTCGACGCCGTCTCCGCCCGCCATGTGAAGGGCCTTTTGGCCGAGCGCGTCCGCGCCGGCTGCACCGTGATCATGACCACGCACATTCTCGAGGTCGCCGAGCGCATGGCCGACCGGATCGGCGTGATCGCGTCAGGCAGTCTGGTTGCCGAAGGCACGCTCGCCGAACTGCGCCAGCAGAACGGCCACACCGACACCAGTCTCGAGGATCTCTTCATCGCGCTGGTCACGCTGGAGGCTGCCGCCGCATGA
- a CDS encoding ABC transporter ATP-binding protein: protein MSYFRADNLSLHFGGLKAVDAVSFAVEKGEILSIIGPNGAGKSSIFNLISRIYRPTAGRIYFEDQDITEQPPYDIARLGIARTFQNIELFENATVLANLLVGRHRHSTTQLWQELLFLPSVRANEKLHRRRVEQVIEFLDLEPYRDKLISGLPYGVRKVIELARALCSEPKLILLDEPSSGLNVEETDDMSFWIRDMKSELGITVLMVEHDMSLVNRVSDRVIALNYGRVLAMGSPAEVQQHPDVVAAYLGA, encoded by the coding sequence ATGAGCTATTTCCGCGCCGATAACCTGTCGCTGCATTTCGGTGGCCTCAAAGCGGTCGACGCGGTCTCGTTCGCGGTCGAGAAGGGCGAGATCCTCTCCATCATCGGGCCGAACGGCGCCGGAAAAAGCTCGATCTTCAACCTGATCTCGCGGATCTACCGCCCGACCGCGGGCCGTATCTATTTCGAGGACCAGGACATCACGGAACAGCCGCCTTACGACATCGCAAGGCTCGGGATCGCCCGCACCTTCCAGAACATCGAGCTGTTCGAGAATGCGACCGTGCTCGCGAACCTCTTGGTCGGGCGTCACCGTCACTCGACGACGCAACTCTGGCAGGAATTGCTGTTCCTGCCGAGCGTGCGCGCGAACGAGAAGCTGCACCGGCGCCGCGTCGAGCAGGTGATCGAGTTCCTCGATCTCGAGCCCTATCGCGACAAGCTGATCTCGGGTCTGCCCTACGGCGTGCGCAAGGTGATCGAGCTTGCCCGCGCGCTCTGCTCCGAGCCGAAGCTGATCCTGCTCGACGAGCCCTCGTCGGGGTTGAATGTCGAGGAGACCGATGACATGTCGTTCTGGATCCGCGACATGAAGAGCGAGCTCGGCATCACCGTGCTGATGGTCGAGCACGACATGTCGCTGGTCAACCGCGTCTCGGACCGTGTGATCGCGCTGAACTACGGCCGGGTGCTGGCGATGGGCTCGCCGGCCGAGGTGCAGCAGCATCCCGACGTCGTCGCCGCCTATCTCGGAGCCTGA
- a CDS encoding branched-chain amino acid ABC transporter permease yields the protein MLDFVQQLVSGIALGCVYGLIALGFVLVYKATEVVNFAQGDLMMLGGFFAFTFIGMMGLNYWVGFAGAVAAMALFGMLAERIVVRPILGYPQFSIIMATIGLGYFLRSIAGMIWGTDDFKIETPFSQGVLRIGALVLAYDKLSVIAATVILCALFYVFFNKTTLGTAMRASSENMLAAYYMGIPVKRIVSIVWAISAAVATCAGVLLAPITFIHSNVGLVLGLKAFPAAVLGGFGSIPGAVVGGVLIGVIESMAGFYLPEGWKDVAPYFVLLAVLLLKPEGLFGLHVRKKV from the coding sequence ATGCTGGACTTCGTTCAGCAGCTGGTCAGTGGCATTGCACTCGGCTGCGTCTACGGCCTGATCGCGCTTGGCTTCGTGCTCGTTTACAAGGCAACCGAGGTCGTCAACTTCGCCCAGGGCGATCTGATGATGCTGGGCGGCTTCTTCGCCTTCACCTTCATCGGCATGATGGGCCTGAACTACTGGGTCGGCTTCGCCGGCGCGGTCGCCGCCATGGCGCTGTTCGGCATGCTCGCCGAACGCATCGTGGTGCGGCCGATCCTCGGCTACCCGCAATTCTCCATCATCATGGCAACCATCGGGCTCGGCTACTTCCTGCGCTCGATCGCGGGGATGATCTGGGGCACCGACGACTTCAAGATCGAGACGCCGTTCAGCCAGGGTGTGCTGCGCATCGGCGCGCTGGTACTCGCCTATGACAAGCTGTCCGTGATCGCGGCAACTGTCATCCTCTGCGCGCTGTTCTATGTCTTCTTCAACAAGACCACGCTCGGCACTGCGATGCGCGCCAGCTCCGAGAACATGCTCGCGGCCTACTACATGGGCATTCCCGTGAAGCGTATCGTGTCGATCGTGTGGGCCATCAGTGCGGCGGTCGCGACCTGCGCCGGCGTGCTGCTGGCCCCGATCACCTTCATTCACTCCAATGTCGGGCTCGTGCTCGGGCTGAAGGCCTTTCCCGCCGCCGTGCTCGGCGGCTTCGGCTCGATACCGGGCGCGGTCGTCGGCGGCGTCTTGATCGGCGTGATCGAGAGCATGGCCGGCTTCTATCTGCCGGAGGGTTGGAAGGACGTCGCGCCCTACTTCGTGCTGCTGGCGGTGCTGCTGCTCAAGCCCGAAGGCCTGTTCGGCCTTCACGTCCGCAAGAAGGTCTGA
- a CDS encoding permease — MNSATALSWFARHELRLAWREWLAMMTGQRKRKRAAVIGLVVFAALLHLPAWAVISRFAGLRLPLDKPSLIVITATIALAWALMLSQAIESVTRVFYVRADLDLIMSSPATLTNLFSVRIAAIALAITAMALLFSTPFIDVLVIWGGPRWLAAFGVVIAMGLSAAAIAIAITILLFRLIGPARTRFIAQILAAIIGAGFVIALQIAAIISYGTLSRFAVLTSDATASHAPDVDSIVWWPARAVMGDNEALALLLALGLVMLGGVMALFSGRFADTAIDAAARGTTGRQTPRERPFRAGSRAQALRRKEFMLLWRDPWLISQTLMQLLYLVPPALLLWRSFAGSSAALVLISPVIVMAAGQLAGGLAWLTISGEDAPDLVATAPLSPSRAIRAKIEVVLIAIAAIFAPLIAALGFTSPLQAAITAGAIIVSAASATAIQLWFRVQARRSQFRRRQTSSRLATFAEAFSSIGWAATAALLLALPLAGLVSGLITAGLVAVTWRFSPRRE, encoded by the coding sequence ATGAACTCGGCGACAGCATTGTCGTGGTTTGCCCGCCACGAGCTCAGGCTCGCCTGGCGCGAATGGCTCGCCATGATGACGGGCCAGCGCAAGCGGAAGCGCGCCGCCGTGATCGGCCTGGTCGTCTTTGCCGCGCTCCTGCATCTGCCGGCCTGGGCCGTGATCAGCCGCTTCGCCGGACTTCGATTGCCGCTCGACAAGCCGTCGCTGATCGTGATCACGGCGACGATCGCGCTCGCCTGGGCGCTGATGCTGTCGCAGGCGATCGAATCGGTGACGCGGGTATTTTACGTCCGCGCGGATCTCGATCTCATCATGTCGTCACCGGCAACGCTCACCAACCTGTTTTCGGTGCGCATCGCCGCGATTGCGCTCGCAATCACGGCGATGGCGCTGTTGTTCTCCACGCCCTTCATCGACGTGCTGGTGATCTGGGGCGGGCCGCGATGGCTCGCGGCGTTCGGCGTGGTCATCGCCATGGGGCTGTCGGCCGCGGCCATCGCGATCGCGATCACGATCCTGCTGTTCCGGCTGATCGGCCCGGCGCGGACCCGCTTCATCGCGCAGATCCTCGCCGCGATCATCGGCGCGGGTTTCGTCATCGCGCTCCAGATCGCCGCGATCATCTCCTACGGCACGCTATCGCGCTTCGCGGTGCTGACCTCGGATGCCACGGCCAGCCATGCGCCCGACGTCGACAGCATCGTCTGGTGGCCTGCGCGGGCCGTGATGGGCGACAACGAGGCGCTGGCGCTGCTGCTCGCGCTCGGCCTCGTCATGCTGGGCGGCGTGATGGCGCTGTTCTCGGGCCGCTTCGCCGACACCGCAATCGACGCCGCCGCCCGCGGCACGACCGGCCGTCAGACCCCGCGCGAGCGGCCTTTCCGCGCTGGCTCGCGTGCCCAGGCGCTGCGGCGCAAGGAGTTCATGCTGCTGTGGCGCGATCCCTGGCTGATCTCGCAAACCTTGATGCAACTGCTCTATCTGGTGCCGCCGGCGCTTCTGCTGTGGCGGAGCTTTGCCGGCAGCTCTGCAGCGCTGGTGCTGATCTCGCCCGTCATCGTGATGGCCGCAGGACAGCTTGCCGGCGGTCTCGCCTGGCTGACGATTTCGGGCGAGGACGCCCCCGATCTCGTCGCGACCGCCCCGCTGTCGCCCTCACGCGCCATCCGCGCCAAGATCGAGGTCGTGCTGATCGCGATTGCCGCCATCTTCGCTCCGCTGATCGCAGCACTTGGCTTTACCTCGCCGCTCCAGGCGGCGATCACGGCAGGCGCGATCATCGTCAGCGCGGCGTCGGCCACCGCGATCCAGCTCTGGTTCCGCGTGCAGGCGCGGCGCAGCCAATTCCGCCGCCGCCAGACCTCGTCGCGCCTTGCGACCTTCGCCGAGGCTTTTTCCTCGATCGGCTGGGCAGCCACCGCCGCGCTGCTGCTCGCGCTTCCCCTAGCCGGCCTCGTCAGCGGCCTGATCACCGCAGGCCTCGTCGCCGTCACCTGGAGGTTCAGCCCGCGGCGGGAGTGA